A portion of the Enterobacter sp. SA187 genome contains these proteins:
- the kdsC gene encoding 3-deoxy-manno-octulosonate-8-phosphatase KdsC: MSNAGASLATCYGPVSAQVMAKAEKIRLLILDVDGVMSDGLIFMGNNGEELKAFNVRDGYGIRCALTSGIEVAIITGRKAKLLEDRCVTLGITHLYQGQSDKRIAFKQLLSDLAVSADEVAYIGDDLIDWPVMADVGLSVAVADAHPMLIPRADYVTYINGGRGAVREVCDLLLLAQGKLEAATGQSI, from the coding sequence ATGAGTAACGCTGGTGCTTCACTTGCAACCTGCTACGGTCCCGTCAGCGCGCAAGTGATGGCAAAGGCGGAGAAAATCCGCCTGCTGATCCTCGACGTGGATGGTGTCATGTCGGATGGACTGATTTTTATGGGCAACAACGGCGAAGAGTTAAAGGCGTTTAACGTCCGTGATGGTTATGGCATTCGTTGCGCCCTCACCTCCGGTATTGAGGTGGCGATAATTACGGGCCGTAAGGCTAAACTGTTAGAAGATCGCTGCGTTACGCTCGGCATTACGCATCTGTATCAGGGGCAGTCCGATAAACGCATTGCGTTTAAACAGCTGCTTTCCGATCTGGCGGTATCAGCCGATGAAGTGGCCTATATTGGCGACGATCTCATTGACTGGCCGGTGATGGCGGACGTGGGTCTGAGCGTGGCGGTCGCTGATGCGCACCCGATGCTGATCCCGCGTGCCGATTACGTGACCTACATTAATGGCGGCCGCGGAGCCGTCCGGGAAGTCTGCGATCTGCTGTTACTGGCGCAGGGCAAACTTGAAGCAGCCACAGGGCAATCAATATGA
- the kdsD gene encoding arabinose-5-phosphate isomerase KdsD, giving the protein MSQIDLPPGFDFQQAGKDVLDIEREGLAHLDQYINQDFSEACEKMFYCAGKIVVMGMGKSGHIARKMAATFASTGTPSFFVHPGEAAHGDLGMVAPQDIVIALSNSGESNEILALIPVLKRLQVPLICMTSRPESSMARAADIHLCVKVPREACPLGLAPTSSTTAALVMGDALAVALLKARGFTAEDFALSHPGGALGRKLLLRVNDIMHTGDEIPHVSKDATLRDALLEITRKNLGMTVICDDLMKIEGIFTDGDLRRVFDMGADVRNLGIADVMTPGGIRVRSGVLAVDALNLMQSRHITVVMVADGDQLLGVVHMHDLLRAGVV; this is encoded by the coding sequence ATGTCGCAAATAGATTTGCCGCCGGGCTTTGACTTTCAGCAGGCAGGTAAGGATGTCCTGGATATTGAACGTGAAGGCCTGGCACATCTCGATCAGTACATTAATCAGGACTTCAGCGAAGCCTGCGAAAAAATGTTCTACTGCGCCGGTAAAATCGTGGTGATGGGCATGGGCAAATCGGGTCATATCGCCCGCAAAATGGCGGCGACTTTCGCCAGCACCGGCACCCCGTCGTTCTTCGTGCATCCCGGCGAAGCGGCGCACGGCGATCTGGGGATGGTCGCGCCGCAGGATATTGTCATCGCCCTGTCGAATTCCGGCGAATCCAACGAGATCCTGGCGCTAATCCCGGTATTAAAGCGTTTGCAGGTGCCGCTGATCTGCATGACCAGCCGCCCGGAAAGCAGTATGGCGCGGGCGGCAGACATTCATTTATGCGTTAAAGTACCGCGCGAAGCCTGCCCGCTGGGGCTGGCACCGACCTCCAGCACCACCGCGGCGCTGGTGATGGGCGATGCGCTGGCGGTGGCGCTGTTAAAGGCCCGCGGCTTTACGGCGGAAGATTTCGCGCTTTCCCATCCGGGCGGCGCCCTTGGCCGTAAACTGCTGCTGCGGGTGAATGACATCATGCACACCGGCGATGAGATCCCCCACGTCAGCAAAGACGCCACGCTGCGCGATGCGCTGCTGGAGATCACACGCAAAAATCTGGGCATGACGGTCATCTGCGACGATTTGATGAAAATCGAAGGTATTTTCACCGACGGCGACTTACGCCGCGTATTCGATATGGGCGCGGATGTCCGCAATCTCGGCATTGCTGACGTCATGACTCCCGGCGGTATTCGCGTACGTTCCGGGGTGCTGGCGGTCGACGCGCTCAACCTGATGCAGTCCCGCCACATCACCGTGGTTATGGTTGCCGATGGCGACCAGTTGCTGGGTGTGGTACATATGCATGATCTACTGCGCGCAGGCGTAGTGTAA
- the lptC gene encoding LPS export ABC transporter periplasmic protein LptC produces MSKTRRWVIILLSLVILVLIGINLADRDDTEQVVANTNEPTYRSEHTDTVVYSPEGALNYRLIAQHVEYFSDQALSWFTQPVLTTFDKDKIPTWSIKADKAKLTDDRMLYLYGHVEVNALTADAQLRKITTDNAQINLITQDVTSNDLVTLYGTTFNSSGLKMRGNLRSKNAELIEKVRTSYEIQNKQTQP; encoded by the coding sequence ATGAGTAAAACCAGACGTTGGGTTATCATTCTGCTGTCGCTGGTAATACTGGTGCTGATTGGCATTAATCTGGCAGACAGAGACGACACAGAGCAGGTGGTGGCAAACACCAATGAGCCGACCTACCGCAGCGAGCACACGGACACGGTGGTTTACAGCCCGGAAGGGGCGCTGAATTACCGCCTGATCGCGCAGCATGTTGAATATTTTTCCGACCAGGCGCTGTCGTGGTTCACGCAGCCGGTGTTGACGACTTTCGACAAAGACAAAATTCCTACATGGTCAATTAAGGCAGATAAGGCCAAACTGACCGATGACCGGATGCTTTATCTTTATGGACACGTTGAGGTCAACGCCCTGACCGCTGATGCTCAACTGCGTAAAATCACCACGGATAACGCCCAGATTAACCTGATCACTCAGGATGTGACGTCAAACGATCTGGTTACGTTGTACGGTACGACATTTAATTCCAGCGGCCTGAAAATGCGCGGCAACTTACGCAGCAAAAACGCCGAGCTGATTGAAAAGGTTAGAACCTCATATGAAATTCAAAACAAACAAACTCAGCCTTAA
- the lptA gene encoding lipopolysaccharide ABC transporter substrate-binding protein LptA, producing the protein MKFKTNKLSLNLMLASTLLAASIPAFALTGDTDQPIHIESDQQSLDMQGNVVTFTGNVVVTQGTIKINADKVVVTRPGGEEGKEVIDGFGKPATFYQMQDSGKPVKGHASQLHYELQNDFVVLTGDAFLEQLDSNIKGDKITYLVKEQKMQAYSEKGKRVTTVLVPSQLQDKSATPAPAQKKSN; encoded by the coding sequence ATGAAATTCAAAACAAACAAACTCAGCCTTAACCTTATGCTTGCCAGTACGCTTCTGGCCGCCAGCATTCCCGCGTTTGCGCTGACCGGTGATACCGATCAGCCCATTCACATTGAATCCGATCAGCAATCGTTAGACATGCAGGGCAACGTCGTGACCTTCACCGGCAACGTTGTCGTCACCCAGGGCACCATCAAAATCAATGCCGATAAAGTGGTGGTGACGCGTCCCGGCGGCGAAGAAGGTAAAGAAGTGATTGACGGCTTCGGCAAGCCAGCCACTTTCTACCAGATGCAGGATAGCGGCAAGCCGGTAAAAGGCCATGCCTCTCAGTTGCACTATGAACTGCAAAATGACTTCGTGGTGCTGACCGGCGATGCCTTCCTTGAGCAGCTCGACAGCAACATCAAAGGCGACAAAATTACCTATCTGGTGAAAGAGCAGAAAATGCAGGCTTACAGCGAGAAAGGTAAGCGCGTCACCACCGTTCTGGTGCCGTCGCAACTGCAGGACAAAAGCGCAACCCCGGCTCCGGCACAAAAAAAGAGTAACTGA
- the rpoN gene encoding RNA polymerase factor sigma-54 encodes MKQGLQLRLSQQLAMTPQLQQAIRLLQLSTLELQQELQLALESNPLLEQTDLHDEIDAQPTQDTENLDAVDALEQKEMPDELPLDASWDEIYTAGTPSGNGVDYQDDELPVYQGETTQSLQDYLMWQVELTPFSDTDRAIATSIVDAVDDTGYLTVSLDDILESMGDEEIGLDEVEAVLKRVQRFDPIGVAARDLRDCLLIQLSQFSKDTPWRDEAQLIISDHLDLLANHDFRSLMRVTRLKEDVLKEAVNLIQSLDPRPGQSIQTGEPEYVIPDVLVRKHQGRWTVELNSDSIPRLQINQHYAAMCGGSRNDADSQFIRSNLQDAKWLIKSLESRNDTLLRVSRCIVEQQQAFFDKGEEYMKPMVLADIAQAVEMHESTISRVTTQKYLHSPRGIFELKYFFSSHVNTDSGGEASSTAIRALVKKLIAAENPAKPLSDSKLTTLLSDQGIMVARRTVAKYRESLSIPPSNQRKQLV; translated from the coding sequence ATGAAGCAAGGTTTGCAATTACGGCTCAGCCAACAACTGGCCATGACGCCACAATTGCAGCAGGCCATCCGTCTGTTGCAATTGTCTACGCTGGAACTTCAGCAAGAGCTTCAGCTGGCGCTGGAAAGCAACCCGTTGCTGGAGCAAACCGATCTTCACGATGAGATAGACGCCCAACCGACACAGGACACCGAAAACCTGGACGCCGTCGACGCCCTTGAACAGAAAGAGATGCCCGACGAGCTGCCGCTGGATGCCAGCTGGGACGAGATCTACACCGCCGGTACGCCTTCGGGTAACGGTGTCGATTATCAGGATGATGAACTGCCGGTTTATCAGGGTGAAACCACCCAGTCCCTGCAGGATTACCTGATGTGGCAGGTGGAACTGACCCCCTTCTCGGATACCGATCGCGCCATTGCCACCTCCATCGTCGACGCCGTTGATGACACCGGTTATCTCACCGTCTCGCTGGACGATATTCTTGAAAGCATGGGCGATGAGGAGATCGGGCTGGATGAGGTCGAGGCGGTGCTCAAGCGCGTACAGCGTTTTGATCCGATCGGCGTTGCCGCCCGCGATCTGCGTGACTGCCTGCTGATCCAGCTGTCGCAATTTAGCAAAGACACGCCCTGGCGCGACGAAGCGCAGTTGATCATCAGCGATCATCTTGATCTGCTGGCGAACCATGATTTCCGATCTCTGATGCGCGTAACGCGGCTGAAAGAAGATGTGCTAAAAGAAGCCGTCAATCTGATCCAGTCGCTCGATCCGCGACCCGGCCAGTCGATCCAGACGGGCGAACCCGAATATGTTATCCCTGACGTGCTGGTACGTAAGCATCAGGGGCGCTGGACTGTCGAGCTTAATTCCGACAGCATTCCCCGCCTGCAAATCAATCAGCACTATGCCGCCATGTGCGGCGGATCGCGTAATGACGCGGACAGCCAGTTTATCCGCAGTAATTTGCAGGATGCCAAATGGCTGATCAAAAGTCTGGAAAGCCGTAACGACACGCTGCTGCGCGTCAGCCGCTGTATCGTTGAGCAGCAGCAGGCCTTTTTTGATAAAGGCGAAGAATATATGAAACCGATGGTGCTGGCCGACATTGCCCAGGCCGTCGAGATGCACGAATCGACCATTTCACGTGTGACTACCCAGAAGTACCTGCACAGCCCACGGGGCATTTTTGAGCTCAAATATTTCTTCTCCAGCCATGTGAATACCGACAGCGGCGGCGAAGCATCGTCCACCGCCATTCGCGCGCTGGTGAAGAAACTGATAGCCG
- the lptB gene encoding LPS export ABC transporter ATP-binding protein, with amino-acid sequence MATLTAKNLAKAYKGRRVVEDVSLTVKSGEIVGLLGPNGAGKTTTFYMVVGIVPRDAGNIIIDDEDISLLPLHARARRGIGYLPQEASIFRRLSVFDNLMAVLQIRDDLTSQQREDRANELMEEFHIEHLRDNLGQALSGGERRRVEIARALAADPKFILLDEPFAGVDPISVIDIKRIIEHLRDSGLGVLITDHNVRETLAVCERAYIVSQGHLIAHGTPQQILEDEQVKRVYLGEGFRL; translated from the coding sequence ATGGCAACTTTAACTGCAAAAAATCTCGCTAAAGCTTACAAAGGCCGCCGCGTGGTGGAAGACGTCAGCCTCACCGTTAAATCCGGTGAAATTGTCGGTCTGTTAGGCCCTAACGGGGCGGGTAAAACCACCACCTTTTACATGGTGGTAGGCATCGTGCCGCGCGATGCGGGCAACATTATCATTGATGATGAAGACATCAGTCTGCTGCCGCTGCACGCCCGCGCTCGTCGCGGCATCGGCTATCTGCCGCAGGAAGCGTCGATTTTCCGTCGTCTGAGCGTGTTCGATAACCTGATGGCGGTGCTGCAAATCCGTGACGATCTGACCTCGCAACAGCGTGAAGATCGCGCCAATGAGCTGATGGAAGAGTTCCACATTGAACACCTGCGCGATAACCTCGGCCAGGCGTTGTCAGGCGGTGAACGCCGCCGTGTGGAAATCGCCCGCGCGCTGGCCGCGGATCCGAAATTTATTCTGCTGGATGAACCTTTTGCGGGCGTGGATCCAATTTCGGTTATCGACATCAAACGTATTATCGAGCACCTGCGCGACAGCGGCCTCGGTGTGCTGATTACCGACCATAACGTCCGCGAAACCCTGGCCGTGTGTGAGCGGGCTTATATCGTCAGCCAGGGGCACCTGATTGCCCATGGTACGCCGCAGCAAATCCTTGAAGACGAACAGGTTAAGCGCGTATATCTTGGGGAAGGCTTCAGACTCTGA